A segment of the Acidimicrobiales bacterium genome:
CGTACGTGGCCGAGGCGCTCGAGATCGGGGTGGGTGGGTACCTGCTGAAGACCGCCACCGCAAGAGAGCTTCTCGACGCGGTGCGGGCCGTCGCCGACGGGGTCTTCGTGCTGGACCAGGCCCTCTCTCGCCGGCTCACCCGGAGGCGACGGAGCGGCCCGCTGGCCGCCGCAGCGCTCACCCCGCGCGAGAGCGAAGTGCTCGGCGTGCTCGCCCGGGGCCGGTCGAACCAGCAGATCGCCGCCGAGCTCGGGCTGGGCCAGCGCACAGTCGAAGGTCACGTCTCGAGGGTGCTCGGCAAGCTTGGCGTCGCGTCGAGGGCCGAGGCGGTGGCCTACGCGTTCGGCCATCGGCTCGTCGAGCCAGAGGACCATGGCGACTCGCGCAACGACGGCTGAGTTCGCCGCCGTCGCGCGCCGGGCTGCGCACCCGCCGGTACGCGACGGGCGCTTCTGGGTCATCCAGGCGATGGTGCTACTCATCGCCAGCGTTCACCTGCTCGTCGACCTGCACGTCTCGGCCGAGACCGGGGCGTTCCCCGCCGGACTCCCCGTCGCTTTGTTGATCCTCCCCGTCGGCTACGCGGCGCTCCGCTACGGGCTGGCGGGCTCGGCGGCCACCGGTATCTTGGCGACGCTGGCCTGGCTGCCCGACTTGCTGCTGGCCCACGACCAGGGACACTCCGGCGGCGACCTCGTGGACCTGGCGCTCGTCGACGGCGTCGCGTTTTTCTTCGGCCGGCACATCGAGGCCGAGCGCCTCGCGCATGCCCGCGTCGAGCGCGCCACCGCCGAGCGCCTCGCCGTCGAGGCCCGCTACCACCAGCTCTTC
Coding sequences within it:
- a CDS encoding response regulator transcription factor; this translates as MSERVSAEQLRSAPSGEAPASRTDRPATVPIRVVIVDDHTLLREGTVQLLEQEAEVEVVGQAGSGEQGLEVLGRLRPDVALIDVHLPGMSGLELARATAASLPGVRVLIVSAYDDYAYVAEALEIGVGGYLLKTATARELLDAVRAVADGVFVLDQALSRRLTRRRRSGPLAAAALTPRESEVLGVLARGRSNQQIAAELGLGQRTVEGHVSRVLGKLGVASRAEAVAYAFGHRLVEPEDHGDSRNDG